In the Nerophis ophidion isolate RoL-2023_Sa linkage group LG19, RoL_Noph_v1.0, whole genome shotgun sequence genome, one interval contains:
- the LOC133537845 gene encoding olfactory receptor-like protein DTMT, with amino-acid sequence MDAEFNGTYITLGGYVDVDKYGYVYFAILLTIYILILCTNCTIMCLICIHRNLHEPMYIFIAALSLNSVLFSTVLYPKLFIDVLSQKQIIPYSTCMFQFLVFYVFGSSDILLLSAMSYDRYVSICKPLHYPTIMGTRKVIVLLTVAWLLPFCQFSVSIVIMANHKLCHLTLEGFFCNNSVYKLHCMTSPILNVWGLVSLVNLCLIPFLFIIFTYVKIFIITYHSCLDVRKKAAETCIPHLMVLFSSYCLGFFDIIMARKESDFPKIVRLVMTLQIVVYNPLFNPIVYGVKMKEIKNYIKRLFSCPENKII; translated from the coding sequence ATGGATGCGGAATTTAATGGAACATATATAACTCTTGGTGGTTATGTAGACGTGGACAAATATGGATATGTGTACTTTGCCATCTTGTTGACAATATATATTCTCATCCTCTGTACTAATTGTACCATTATGTGTCTAATCTGCATCCACAGGAACCTTCATGAGCCTATGTACATTTTCATTGCGGCTTTGTCACTCAACTCTGTTTTGTTCAGCACTGTTCTCTACCCCAAACTTTTCATTGATGTCTTATCTCAAAAACAGATCATTCCTTATTCCACATGCATGTTTCAGTTTTTGGTATTTTATGTGTTCGGCAGTTCAGATATCTTACTGCTGTCAGCCATGTCTTATGACAGGTATGTGTCTATCTGCAAACCTCTGCACTATCCAACTATCATGGGGACACGAAAGGTCATTGTCCTCTTGACTGTGGCCTGGTTACTACCTTTTTGCCAGTTTTCTGTGTCAATAGTAATCATGGCAAACCACAAACTGTGTCACCTTACATTAGAAGGTTTTTTTTGCAACAATTCAGTTTACAAGCTTCACTGCATGACATCACCCATTCTCAACGTGTGGGGGTTAGTCAGTTTAGTCAATCTCTGTCTCATTCCTTTTCTTTTCATCATTTTTACGTACGTGAAGATATTTATAATAACTTATCACAGTTGTTTGGACGTCAGGAAAAAGGCCGCAGAGACATGTATACCTCACTTGATGGTTTTATTCAGCTCCTATTGTTTAGGGTTTTTTGACATCATCATGGCTCGAAAGGAGTCGGATTTTCCTAAAATTGTACGTTTAGTCATGACTTTACAAATTGTGGTGTATAATCCTCTGTTCAATCCAATCGTATATGGAGTGAAAATGAAAGAAATCAAGAATTACATCAAAAGATTGTTTAGTTGCCCGGAAAACAAAATAATATGA